In one Echinicola marina genomic region, the following are encoded:
- a CDS encoding family 20 glycosylhydrolase: MGNDVIMTPSDPLYLNRVQEDPEKEPHGPSFSINTLERVYEYHPFPKQLSQEERKHIKGVQIAVWTEFISSVDHLEYILLPRMPAFAELSWTGKEDKNFDDFVRRLNAWHYQAWKQKGKRFHPAYYSGSQY; the protein is encoded by the coding sequence ATGGGCAATGATGTGATCATGACGCCGAGTGATCCGCTGTATCTAAATCGTGTACAAGAAGATCCAGAAAAAGAGCCTCATGGGCCTTCTTTTTCCATAAATACTTTGGAAAGGGTGTATGAATACCATCCTTTTCCTAAACAGTTGAGCCAAGAGGAGCGCAAGCACATCAAAGGGGTACAGATAGCTGTATGGACGGAATTTATTTCTTCTGTAGATCATCTCGAATATATCTTACTGCCTAGAATGCCTGCCTTCGCAGAGCTTTCATGGACTGGAAAGGAAGACAAGAACTTTGATGACTTTGTGCGTCGTTTGAATGCTTGGCATTATCAGGCATGGAAGCAAAAAGGAAAACGCTTTCATCCAGCATATTATTCGGGCAGTCAATATTGA
- a CDS encoding glycoside hydrolase family 2 protein, with product MRTNRFLGVAVLFWLAMTANAQQWTPKQAPLMTKFAKDVDPENVLPEYPRPQMVRKEWKNLNGLWQFQPGTWEREPYPKGKLSRNILVPFAVESALSGVQETTHERLWYRREFTVPKDWDGQRILMHFGAVDYEAVVFINDRPVGKHEGGYDPFSFDITDHLKEGTQTVTVKVWDPTTREGFPRGKQALNQIDIMYTPVTGIWQTVWLEPVAKDRIVDFEMVPDIDNSQLNLSVETSGGRFLTYTAEVRDGDKVIATVDSKPMKPTAISIKNQKLWSPDSPFLYDMTITLKDGDKVVDVVDTYFGMRKISVEQEGEFQKLYLNNEFVFQMGPLDQGYWPDGLYTAPTDEALRYDLEVTKELGFNMTRKHIKVEPKRWYYWADKLGLLVWQDMPSSSSYTHAAPEPNKEAFTRELMRMVDNLKNVPSIVMWVIFNESQGQHDTEHYSALVKGLDPSRVVNEASGGTNHGAADVADVHSYPQPAYAQSPYQVTVCGEYGGIGYQMDEHIWNPDDLKEYITINTEAEYLSMYDDFADMLVQFKTNQGLSAAVYTEITDVEIELNGIMTYDRVLKVEPEKIARINKKIIEKTDHVYSLVPTAKEQNIDWQYTFEKPANNWTETDFLASSWKTGRAGFGSKGTPGAINGTTWESDGIWLRRTFELGDLSKIDLDDIRLSIHHDDECVVYINGVKAAELDGFTSNYVNNPISDEAKKALVSNGTNTIAIHCKQNIGGQYIDAGLSIATGNKAIAEKTLESLK from the coding sequence ATGCGTACAAACAGATTTTTAGGAGTTGCTGTATTATTTTGGTTGGCGATGACTGCCAATGCCCAGCAGTGGACTCCTAAGCAAGCACCTTTAATGACTAAATTTGCCAAGGATGTGGATCCAGAAAATGTCCTTCCAGAATATCCTCGTCCACAGATGGTAAGAAAAGAATGGAAAAACCTTAATGGTCTTTGGCAATTCCAGCCAGGAACATGGGAGAGGGAACCTTATCCAAAAGGGAAATTGTCAAGAAATATACTTGTACCTTTTGCTGTAGAGTCAGCGCTTTCTGGAGTACAAGAAACCACCCATGAACGATTATGGTATCGTAGGGAGTTTACCGTTCCAAAGGATTGGGATGGACAGCGTATTCTCATGCACTTTGGAGCAGTGGACTATGAAGCGGTGGTGTTTATTAATGACCGACCAGTAGGGAAACATGAGGGAGGTTATGATCCGTTTTCCTTTGATATCACAGATCACCTCAAAGAGGGAACCCAGACGGTTACGGTCAAAGTTTGGGATCCAACAACTAGAGAAGGTTTTCCTAGGGGAAAGCAGGCCCTCAATCAAATAGATATCATGTATACTCCTGTAACGGGGATATGGCAAACAGTATGGCTAGAGCCTGTAGCTAAGGATAGAATTGTGGACTTTGAAATGGTACCGGATATAGACAATTCCCAACTTAATTTGTCCGTGGAAACTTCAGGTGGAAGGTTCTTGACGTATACGGCAGAAGTTAGAGATGGAGATAAGGTGATTGCGACCGTTGATTCCAAGCCTATGAAGCCCACAGCCATTTCGATCAAGAATCAAAAGCTTTGGTCCCCTGATTCCCCTTTTCTGTATGATATGACCATTACCCTTAAAGATGGGGATAAAGTAGTCGATGTGGTAGATACCTATTTTGGGATGAGGAAGATTTCAGTGGAACAGGAAGGAGAATTCCAAAAACTTTACCTGAACAATGAATTTGTTTTTCAAATGGGACCATTGGATCAAGGCTATTGGCCTGATGGATTGTATACTGCGCCTACAGACGAGGCATTGCGCTATGATTTGGAAGTGACCAAAGAGCTTGGCTTTAATATGACCAGAAAACATATTAAGGTAGAACCAAAGAGATGGTATTATTGGGCGGATAAATTGGGATTGTTGGTATGGCAAGATATGCCTTCTTCCAGTAGTTATACTCATGCTGCACCAGAACCTAACAAGGAGGCCTTTACTAGAGAGCTGATGCGCATGGTGGACAATCTTAAAAATGTGCCAAGTATAGTGATGTGGGTGATTTTCAATGAGTCCCAAGGACAGCATGATACGGAACATTATTCCGCTTTGGTAAAAGGATTGGATCCTTCCAGGGTCGTTAATGAAGCCAGTGGAGGAACCAATCATGGCGCAGCAGATGTGGCCGATGTTCACAGTTACCCACAACCAGCCTATGCTCAGAGCCCTTATCAAGTCACTGTTTGTGGGGAATATGGCGGTATTGGTTATCAGATGGATGAACATATTTGGAATCCTGATGATTTGAAAGAATATATTACAATCAATACAGAAGCTGAATATTTGTCCATGTATGATGACTTTGCGGATATGTTGGTGCAGTTTAAGACCAATCAAGGCTTGAGTGCGGCAGTATATACCGAAATTACCGATGTGGAAATAGAACTTAATGGGATCATGACCTATGATCGCGTGTTGAAGGTCGAGCCAGAGAAGATTGCCCGTATCAACAAAAAGATAATAGAAAAAACGGACCATGTGTATTCGTTGGTTCCAACCGCAAAGGAGCAAAATATAGACTGGCAGTATACTTTTGAAAAACCAGCGAACAATTGGACGGAAACTGACTTTTTAGCCTCAAGCTGGAAAACTGGAAGAGCAGGTTTTGGGTCTAAAGGCACTCCAGGAGCTATTAATGGCACTACTTGGGAAAGTGATGGGATTTGGCTTAGAAGAACTTTCGAGCTGGGAGATCTTTCGAAGATTGACTTGGATGATATTCGTCTAAGTATCCATCATGATGATGAATGTGTGGTATATATTAATGGGGTTAAGGCAGCAGAATTGGATGGGTTTACTTCCAATTATGTCAATAATCCTATTTCTGATGAAGCCAAAAAAGCTTTGGTATCAAATGGAACCAATACTATTGCTATTCACTGTAAGCAAAATATAGGGGGACAGTATATCGACGCAGGCCTTTCTATAGCTACTGGAAATAAAGCGATTGCTGAGAAAACTTTGGAGAGTTTAAAGTGA
- a CDS encoding MBL fold metallo-hydrolase, protein MAKKTINTIIRYTLFLTLIILVFGTIAYSYTKVAPQFGESPEGDYLSRINNSPNYDGNQFINLIETSTGSLWDVLPLLPELLFSEQSAPSRPLEVNFESVLDKKTDSLCHITWYGHSAFLIELEGKRILIDPMLTGNPSPLPIGTKRFLYESSIPIEKLNDIDAIILSHDHYDHLDYPSILQLKEVTKHFYTPLGVGAHLSAWGIPASKITELDWWEEAKLNSIEIIASPSRHFSGRGLTDRNKTQWASWIIKSENTSIYFSGDGGYGPHFKEIGKRHGPFDLALMECGQYNDAWPDIHMLPEQSVTAGKGVKGKILMPIHWGAFSLSTHSWTEPVKRFKKESEQQNMTMIHPVIGQRVQLGKDYPQEEWWLKYMSESSH, encoded by the coding sequence ATGGCTAAGAAGACAATTAATACAATCATTCGATACACATTATTTCTGACTCTAATTATTCTAGTCTTTGGAACAATTGCTTACTCCTATACCAAAGTAGCTCCCCAGTTTGGAGAGAGCCCCGAAGGTGATTATTTATCAAGGATCAACAATTCACCCAATTACGACGGAAATCAGTTCATCAACCTAATTGAAACGAGCACAGGATCATTATGGGATGTATTGCCATTATTGCCTGAACTTCTATTCTCTGAACAAAGTGCTCCCAGCAGGCCATTAGAGGTTAATTTCGAATCTGTCCTTGACAAAAAAACAGATAGCTTGTGTCATATCACCTGGTATGGTCATTCTGCATTTTTAATTGAGCTGGAAGGAAAGAGAATTTTGATCGACCCGATGTTAACCGGGAATCCTTCTCCCCTTCCCATTGGCACAAAAAGATTCCTGTATGAATCCTCCATTCCAATAGAAAAACTGAATGATATTGATGCGATCATCCTATCCCACGATCACTATGATCATTTGGACTATCCATCCATTCTCCAGTTAAAGGAAGTTACCAAGCATTTCTATACACCACTAGGAGTGGGCGCCCACCTTAGCGCGTGGGGAATTCCAGCCTCAAAAATCACTGAATTAGATTGGTGGGAAGAGGCAAAATTAAACTCCATAGAAATCATTGCCAGCCCATCCCGTCATTTTTCTGGCAGGGGATTAACAGACCGAAATAAAACCCAATGGGCCAGTTGGATTATCAAATCTGAAAATACTTCCATTTACTTCAGTGGTGACGGTGGCTACGGTCCCCACTTTAAAGAAATCGGCAAAAGACATGGCCCCTTTGATTTGGCTCTAATGGAATGCGGACAATACAATGACGCCTGGCCAGATATCCACATGCTTCCTGAACAAAGTGTAACTGCTGGGAAGGGAGTTAAAGGAAAAATATTAATGCCAATCCACTGGGGAGCCTTTAGCTTATCTACCCATTCTTGGACCGAACCGGTAAAGCGATTTAAAAAGGAAAGTGAGCAACAGAATATGACCATGATCCACCCTGTTATCGGCCAACGGGTACAACTTGGAAAAGATTACCCACAAGAAGAGTGGTGGTTGAAATATATGAGTGAATCCAGTCATTAA
- a CDS encoding tetratricopeptide repeat protein, whose amino-acid sequence MSSFEKVKAWKERVIIPTYEVSKAETYPIFLEKRVYQGSSGSVYPNPVIEKISDEKIDKEWDVIYLENRYIKIMVLPALGGRIQMAYDKVKQRHFVYYNEVIKPALVGLTGPWISGGIEFNWPQHHRPSTYDPVDSTIEENADGSVTVWVSEVERMFRTKGMAGFTLHPDKAYLEIKGKLYNRTPHPQTFLWWANPAVAVNDHYQSVFPEDVNAVFDHGKRDVSRFPIATGTYYKVDYSAGVDISRYKNIPVPTSYMAVNSDFDFVGGYENDTRGGLLHIADHHVSPGKKQWTWGNGDFGHAWDRNLTDRNGPYIELMCGVYTDNQPDFSWIQPYEERDFTQYFMPYQEVGVVKNATKDAMLNLTIEDGKANCVVYATGVFPNSRIILLHNNKVLWESVFDLNPESVFRQSIDLSGHVGELSVEVKDDSGRVLVDWKQRAEELKPVPEAAKAAKDPKDIKTNEELYLTGLHIEQYRHATYSPLDYYKEAISRDAGDVRSNNALGLYLMRTGKFEEATVHFQVAIDTLTKFNPNPYDGEPYFNKGVALRLQGKLDEAYDAFFKSCWNAAWQDAGYFNLAQIALIRGDLDKALELVDKSLIRNWHNHKARHLKVAILRKLGRAEQVNALISSSLEIDKFNFGVLFEKYLISRKEADEVYLKELIRDYSHNYLEYALDYAQAGLYEEAIALLKVHTEGKDSVYPMVCYAMGYFHSELGHMEQALNYYKLATQMPTDYCFPNRLEEVVMLQAAIEANSEDDKALYYLGNFWLAKRHYEDARSCWEKSLALNGDSPLVLRNLSLIYYNKFDRKDEAQKLLEKAFALDKSPRLLMELDQLYKKVNMVPAVRRLFLEKHIELVNYRDDVYLEYITLLNMLGEHQKALDLLMSRQFHPWEGGEGKVPAQYILCNVELAKAAISKKEFELAVKYLEAAQKYPHNLGEGKLFGAQENDVFYWLGCAYMGLGDQQKAKDAWNKASEGLSDPSPALYYNDQQPDKIFYQGLALLKLGDKTAALKRFNKLVDYGETHIFDDIKIDYFAVSLPDLLIWDEDLNVRNHIHCNYLIGLGKFGRGEMPAAQKAMEMASEQDLYHLGVHVHKILVDSNEPV is encoded by the coding sequence ATGAGCAGCTTTGAAAAGGTAAAAGCTTGGAAGGAAAGAGTGATCATTCCTACTTATGAAGTAAGTAAGGCAGAGACATACCCCATTTTCTTGGAAAAGAGGGTTTATCAGGGGAGTAGTGGATCTGTTTATCCTAACCCTGTCATTGAGAAGATCAGTGATGAGAAAATCGATAAAGAATGGGATGTAATTTATCTAGAGAACCGTTATATAAAAATAATGGTGCTGCCAGCCCTTGGAGGTCGTATTCAGATGGCCTATGATAAGGTGAAGCAAAGACATTTTGTCTACTATAATGAAGTGATCAAGCCTGCATTGGTAGGGTTGACAGGACCTTGGATTTCTGGTGGTATTGAGTTTAACTGGCCACAGCACCATAGGCCAAGCACCTATGATCCCGTTGACTCTACCATTGAGGAGAATGCAGATGGAAGCGTGACGGTTTGGGTGAGTGAAGTGGAACGTATGTTCCGCACCAAAGGGATGGCGGGATTCACCCTACACCCAGATAAAGCTTATTTGGAGATTAAAGGCAAACTCTATAACAGGACTCCGCATCCGCAGACTTTTCTTTGGTGGGCCAACCCAGCGGTTGCAGTAAATGACCATTACCAATCAGTATTCCCGGAAGATGTCAATGCTGTCTTTGACCATGGGAAAAGAGATGTGTCCCGTTTTCCAATTGCCACAGGAACATATTATAAAGTAGATTATTCTGCTGGAGTGGATATTTCCCGATATAAGAATATTCCAGTGCCCACTTCCTATATGGCGGTCAATTCGGATTTTGATTTTGTAGGGGGCTATGAGAATGATACCCGAGGAGGGTTACTGCATATTGCAGATCACCACGTTTCACCTGGCAAGAAGCAGTGGACTTGGGGGAATGGTGATTTCGGACATGCTTGGGACCGGAATTTGACCGATCGTAATGGTCCCTATATTGAATTGATGTGTGGGGTTTATACGGATAATCAGCCTGATTTTTCTTGGATACAACCTTATGAAGAACGTGATTTTACCCAGTATTTTATGCCTTACCAAGAGGTAGGAGTGGTGAAAAATGCTACAAAAGATGCAATGCTAAATCTCACGATCGAAGATGGAAAAGCAAATTGCGTAGTGTATGCTACAGGTGTGTTTCCAAACAGCCGGATAATCCTTTTACATAATAATAAGGTATTATGGGAATCAGTCTTTGATTTAAATCCGGAAAGTGTGTTCCGCCAATCGATAGATTTATCAGGGCATGTAGGGGAATTGTCGGTTGAAGTGAAGGATGATAGTGGACGCGTATTGGTAGATTGGAAACAAAGGGCTGAAGAACTTAAACCAGTTCCTGAAGCAGCCAAAGCAGCCAAAGATCCTAAAGACATAAAAACCAATGAGGAGCTGTATCTGACAGGGCTTCATATTGAGCAGTATAGGCATGCGACTTATAGTCCTTTGGATTATTACAAAGAGGCCATTAGCCGAGATGCTGGGGATGTAAGGTCCAATAATGCCCTGGGCTTGTACCTAATGAGGACTGGCAAGTTTGAGGAAGCAACAGTGCATTTTCAGGTAGCTATAGATACGCTTACCAAATTCAATCCAAACCCATATGACGGTGAACCTTATTTCAATAAGGGAGTAGCCTTGAGGTTACAGGGGAAATTGGATGAGGCTTATGATGCCTTTTTTAAGTCTTGCTGGAATGCGGCGTGGCAGGACGCTGGTTATTTCAATTTAGCGCAAATAGCGTTGATCCGTGGAGACTTGGATAAAGCCCTTGAATTGGTAGATAAGTCACTAATCAGAAACTGGCATAACCACAAAGCAAGGCATTTAAAGGTGGCTATTTTACGTAAGTTGGGTAGGGCAGAACAGGTAAATGCTTTGATTAGCTCCTCCTTGGAAATCGATAAATTCAATTTTGGAGTACTTTTTGAAAAGTATTTGATCAGTCGAAAGGAAGCGGACGAAGTTTATTTAAAGGAACTGATCCGGGATTATAGTCATAACTATTTGGAATATGCTTTGGATTATGCGCAGGCAGGGCTTTATGAAGAGGCAATCGCCTTATTGAAAGTCCATACTGAAGGCAAGGACTCAGTTTACCCAATGGTTTGTTATGCGATGGGCTATTTCCATTCTGAATTGGGACATATGGAGCAAGCTTTAAATTATTATAAACTAGCTACTCAGATGCCTACAGATTATTGTTTCCCTAATAGACTGGAGGAAGTGGTGATGCTTCAGGCGGCCATTGAAGCTAATAGTGAAGATGATAAAGCCTTATATTATTTAGGGAATTTCTGGTTGGCCAAGAGGCATTATGAGGATGCCAGAAGTTGTTGGGAAAAATCCCTGGCACTGAATGGAGATTCACCATTGGTATTGAGAAACCTTTCTTTGATCTACTATAATAAATTTGATAGAAAGGATGAAGCACAAAAGCTGTTGGAAAAGGCATTCGCTTTGGATAAGAGCCCAAGGCTATTGATGGAGCTGGACCAGCTTTACAAAAAGGTAAATATGGTGCCTGCAGTACGTAGGTTGTTTTTGGAGAAACATATAGAGCTAGTTAATTACAGGGACGATGTATATCTCGAGTATATTACCCTGCTGAATATGCTGGGTGAACACCAGAAAGCATTAGATCTTTTAATGAGCAGACAGTTCCATCCATGGGAAGGAGGTGAAGGGAAAGTGCCTGCTCAGTACATCCTTTGCAATGTGGAGCTTGCCAAAGCTGCTATTTCCAAAAAGGAATTTGAGTTGGCGGTTAAATACCTAGAAGCAGCGCAAAAATATCCTCATAATCTAGGGGAAGGCAAGCTTTTTGGCGCTCAGGAAAATGATGTGTTTTATTGGTTGGGATGTGCTTATATGGGCTTAGGCGATCAGCAAAAAGCAAAGGATGCCTGGAATAAAGCCTCTGAAGGATTGAGTGATCCAAGCCCCGCATTGTATTATAATGATCAGCAACCAGATAAAATATTCTATCAAGGGTTGGCCTTATTGAAATTAGGTGACAAAACAGCTGCATTGAAGCGCTTCAATAAACTGGTGGATTATGGAGAAACCCATATTTTTGATGATATCAAAATTGATTATTTCGCAGTTTCCTTGCCTGATTTGTTGATTTGGGATGAGGACCTAAATGTGCGCAATCATATCCATTGTAATTACCTGATAGGATTAGGGAAGTTTGGAAGAGGGGAGATGCCTGCAGCTCAAAAGGCCATGGAAATGGCTTCAGAGCAAGATCTTTATCATTTAGGAGTACATGTTCATAAGATTTTAGTAGATAGCAATGAGCCTGTTTAG
- a CDS encoding sugar porter family MFS transporter, producing MSNKNYNSPYLLALAFTSAMGGLLFGYDWVVIGGAKPFYELFFEINQSPQLQGWAMSSALVGCIFGAMLSGTVSDKYGRKYPLIWSAALFLISAFGSGYADDFYWFIIYRLIGGVGIGLASTLSPMYIAEVAPAELRGRFVAINQLTIVVGILAAQIANYLIAEPVPEGISSSAMQASWNGTMGWRWMFWAEILPAAAFFLLMFAVPKSPRFLLKIGEEARSTHILSKIGGLNYAKKEVRKIKETLVEKDDKVHFKDLNAPKIKPILILGIVLAIFQQWCGINVIFNYAEEIFSSAGYSVGDMLFNIVITGSVNLVFTLMAMRTVDNWGRKKLMLFGSGALAIIYFVLGLSYFLGWTGLPILVLVISAIAVYAMSLAPITWVVLSEIFPNRVRGLAMSIATFSLWVASFVLTFTFPLLNSELGAYGTFWVYSGISVLGFLFIREKLPETKGKSLEEIETEFLR from the coding sequence ATGAGCAATAAGAATTATAATTCACCCTACCTGTTGGCTTTGGCCTTTACCTCTGCCATGGGAGGGCTGCTGTTTGGCTATGACTGGGTGGTTATTGGAGGGGCGAAGCCCTTTTATGAGCTGTTTTTTGAAATTAACCAGTCTCCACAGCTACAGGGCTGGGCCATGAGCAGTGCCTTGGTAGGCTGTATTTTTGGGGCCATGCTTTCGGGTACTGTGTCTGACAAATATGGGAGAAAATACCCTTTGATTTGGTCAGCAGCTTTATTTCTGATTTCAGCATTTGGTAGCGGATATGCAGACGATTTTTATTGGTTTATCATATACAGATTGATAGGTGGTGTGGGAATAGGCTTGGCCTCGACATTGTCACCTATGTATATAGCAGAGGTGGCTCCTGCGGAATTGAGAGGGAGATTTGTGGCTATCAATCAATTGACGATTGTCGTAGGGATCTTGGCCGCACAGATTGCCAATTATCTTATTGCCGAACCTGTTCCGGAAGGTATTTCTTCATCTGCTATGCAGGCTTCTTGGAATGGTACTATGGGCTGGAGATGGATGTTCTGGGCTGAGATCCTGCCTGCTGCTGCCTTTTTCTTGCTGATGTTTGCAGTGCCAAAAAGCCCAAGGTTTCTTTTGAAAATAGGGGAAGAGGCCAGGTCTACCCATATTTTGAGCAAAATAGGAGGTTTGAATTATGCCAAAAAGGAAGTCAGAAAGATCAAAGAAACCTTAGTTGAGAAGGATGACAAAGTCCATTTTAAGGATTTAAATGCACCCAAAATTAAGCCCATTTTAATTTTGGGAATAGTACTGGCCATCTTCCAACAGTGGTGCGGTATCAATGTCATATTTAATTATGCGGAAGAAATTTTCAGTAGCGCAGGTTACAGTGTAGGAGACATGCTTTTCAATATTGTAATCACAGGTAGTGTGAATTTGGTGTTTACTTTGATGGCCATGAGAACGGTGGATAATTGGGGGCGTAAAAAGCTGATGTTATTTGGTTCCGGAGCGTTGGCCATCATCTATTTTGTCCTTGGGCTAAGCTATTTCCTTGGTTGGACAGGCCTTCCTATTTTAGTTTTGGTAATTTCTGCAATAGCAGTATATGCGATGTCTCTGGCTCCGATCACCTGGGTGGTACTATCCGAAATATTCCCCAATAGGGTGCGTGGACTGGCCATGTCAATTGCCACTTTCAGCCTTTGGGTAGCATCATTTGTGCTGACCTTTACCTTCCCCTTATTAAACAGCGAACTAGGAGCATATGGTACTTTTTGGGTCTATAGTGGTATCAGTGTGTTGGGCTTTTTATTTATAAGGGAAAAATTACCAGAGACCAAAGGCAAAAGTTTGGAAGAAATAGAAACAGAATTCTTAAGATAA
- a CDS encoding helix-turn-helix domain-containing protein codes for MKNKALIKAGFIGEKMTVIPRGLLKDYSNSAINRDLFLTDIGYFPKALHHFRKRPKGCSEHILIYCIEGYGSVGIEKDEFQLTPNSFLIIEANKAHYYYSEKENPWSIFWIHFSGNHSQEIYRRFAGQNYGKPIIIPFEKNRIAEFEYLIDIFKNGLSKEVFEYSSMLLYKTLGSFIHYSLKSTKKTESNHDQLINNIINYLNEHIYETVKIEDISKAFNKSPSSIFTLFKQKTGHSLIHHFNLLKIQKACELINLTSLSIKEISFQLDFQDPLYFSRLFKKYMGVPPSKYKKNL; via the coding sequence GTGAAAAATAAGGCCCTGATAAAAGCAGGTTTTATTGGTGAAAAAATGACCGTCATCCCAAGAGGCCTGCTTAAAGACTATTCCAATTCAGCAATTAATCGTGACCTTTTCCTCACCGATATTGGCTACTTCCCAAAAGCCCTGCACCATTTCCGAAAGAGGCCCAAGGGGTGCTCTGAACACATATTAATTTATTGTATTGAAGGATATGGTTCGGTTGGGATAGAAAAGGATGAATTTCAATTAACGCCCAATTCATTTTTAATTATAGAAGCTAATAAAGCCCATTACTATTATTCTGAAAAGGAAAATCCTTGGTCCATATTCTGGATACATTTTTCCGGCAATCATTCACAGGAAATATATAGGCGTTTTGCTGGACAAAACTATGGAAAACCGATTATTATCCCCTTTGAAAAAAATCGAATAGCAGAGTTTGAATACCTGATTGACATCTTTAAAAATGGCTTATCCAAAGAGGTTTTCGAATATTCCAGTATGCTACTCTACAAAACTTTAGGTTCATTTATTCATTATTCACTAAAATCCACTAAAAAGACCGAATCAAACCATGATCAATTGATCAATAATATCATTAATTACCTCAATGAGCATATTTATGAAACTGTAAAAATCGAAGACATCTCAAAAGCGTTTAACAAATCGCCTTCATCAATTTTTACCTTATTCAAACAAAAAACAGGACACTCGCTTATTCATCATTTTAACTTATTAAAAATCCAGAAAGCCTGTGAACTTATCAATCTAACTTCATTGTCCATCAAAGAGATCAGTTTTCAACTGGATTTCCAAGATCCGCTTTACTTCTCCAGACTATTTAAAAAGTACATGGGAGTTCCTCCTTCTAAGTATAAAAAGAATTTGTAA
- a CDS encoding family 43 glycosylhydrolase, with product MSKYAFIFIVFCFFACGGKKQKQVSEQSVSISNPIIRGEFPDPSVIEVDGTYYACGTSNDWAPIYPIYSSKDLENWVFESYVFAETPEWAKSGFWAPELFYHNGTFYCYYTAKRKNGVSCIGVATTKDISKGFEDHGVLIEWGSESIDAFVFDDGGELYVTWKAYGLNPDKPIQILGSGMTKDGLELKGEVFEVVTAEADTWERGGIEGQSMVKKDGYYYLLYSGAACCGGGCDYKVGVARAKSVTGPWEKYEGNPILSDFGDWKCPGHGTPIENESGNWYYIYHAYAKDGFPYLGRSGLINQFYWDEQTGWPYFKTNELISKSSGQVEPIDIEDDFNGNELSAHWRWDLSSYSPDVKLENGRLKLSGKGDMSDKGLGAVINLVPEKANYEAEVKLNLQQDVSKGLVLYGTHENMIGLVLQSEGLELFEIRGGAYQKLEAVEIGIEEEISLKAKVLEGHKVSFSYQSESGEWIKVALEGKGDAPLVGDFLSFWQWGVKPGVFVKGNSQGEFEAFKLTY from the coding sequence ATGAGCAAGTATGCTTTCATCTTTATTGTCTTTTGTTTTTTTGCCTGTGGAGGAAAAAAACAAAAGCAAGTTTCTGAGCAGTCAGTTTCCATCTCAAATCCCATTATTCGAGGTGAGTTTCCGGATCCTTCTGTAATTGAAGTTGACGGAACTTATTATGCATGCGGTACTTCAAATGATTGGGCTCCAATTTATCCTATTTATAGTTCCAAGGATTTGGAGAACTGGGTTTTTGAAAGCTATGTCTTTGCAGAAACGCCAGAGTGGGCCAAGTCCGGTTTTTGGGCGCCTGAGCTTTTTTATCATAATGGTACCTTTTATTGTTATTATACTGCCAAAAGAAAAAACGGGGTTTCCTGCATAGGAGTAGCCACTACCAAGGATATCAGTAAGGGATTTGAGGACCATGGTGTGTTGATCGAATGGGGCTCAGAAAGCATAGATGCTTTTGTATTTGATGATGGAGGAGAGCTTTATGTCACTTGGAAAGCTTATGGTCTGAATCCTGATAAGCCTATCCAGATTTTGGGTTCAGGTATGACCAAAGATGGGCTGGAATTAAAAGGAGAAGTGTTTGAGGTAGTCACTGCAGAGGCAGATACTTGGGAAAGAGGGGGCATAGAGGGGCAGTCCATGGTGAAAAAGGATGGTTACTATTATTTATTGTATTCGGGAGCAGCATGTTGTGGTGGAGGTTGTGATTATAAGGTGGGAGTAGCCCGTGCTAAATCAGTCACTGGTCCGTGGGAAAAATATGAAGGCAATCCTATATTGAGTGATTTTGGTGATTGGAAATGTCCCGGACATGGTACCCCTATAGAGAATGAGTCCGGAAACTGGTATTATATCTATCATGCTTATGCGAAGGATGGCTTTCCATATTTGGGGAGGTCCGGATTGATCAACCAGTTTTATTGGGATGAACAGACGGGATGGCCTTATTTTAAGACCAATGAATTGATTAGTAAGTCTTCAGGGCAAGTGGAACCAATTGATATTGAAGATGATTTTAATGGAAATGAATTGTCTGCCCACTGGAGATGGGATTTGTCAAGTTATTCTCCAGATGTTAAGTTAGAGAATGGTCGTTTAAAATTATCAGGAAAAGGGGATATGTCTGATAAAGGTCTCGGAGCAGTCATCAACTTGGTGCCTGAAAAGGCAAATTATGAAGCAGAGGTCAAATTAAATTTGCAGCAAGACGTTTCGAAAGGCTTAGTTTTATATGGTACTCATGAGAATATGATTGGTTTGGTGCTTCAGAGCGAGGGATTGGAACTGTTTGAAATCCGTGGTGGAGCTTACCAAAAGTTGGAGGCTGTGGAGATAGGAATAGAAGAGGAGATTTCTTTAAAGGCTAAAGTATTAGAAGGCCATAAAGTGAGCTTTTCTTATCAATCTGAATCAGGTGAATGGATTAAGGTTGCTTTGGAAGGCAAAGGAGACGCTCCTTTGGTCGGTGATTTCTTGTCTTTTTGGCAGTGGGGGGTAAAGCCTGGGGTTTTTGTTAAAGGTAATAGTCAAGGAGAATTTGAAGCATTTAAATTGACTTATTAG